One Rosettibacter firmus genomic window carries:
- a CDS encoding LytR/AlgR family response regulator transcription factor gives MNQNKTLTAIIVDDELHGRENLKKIIELYCPEVEVLDCAESVPSAMKIVEECNPDVVFLDISMPVLDGFDFLNEFEERNFMVVFVTAYEEFGIKAVKANVADYLLKPINIKELKLTIKKLLHNKQKNVKVDTVHEANKLVLPASHGYDVLEIKDVIRLEAQGCYTKIFLNGGKYKTVSRTLKDFEDILPKDLFFRTHKSHIVNLKCIKGYSRFDGYYVLMMDNSKVEISRRKVSEFLLRSKELMKTV, from the coding sequence ATGAATCAAAATAAAACTTTGACTGCAATAATAGTTGATGATGAACTTCATGGCAGAGAGAATTTAAAGAAAATTATTGAATTATATTGTCCTGAAGTTGAAGTGCTTGACTGTGCTGAATCTGTGCCGAGTGCAATGAAAATAGTTGAAGAATGCAATCCAGATGTGGTTTTTCTTGATATTAGTATGCCTGTACTTGATGGATTCGATTTTCTTAATGAGTTTGAAGAACGAAATTTTATGGTAGTGTTTGTAACAGCTTATGAAGAGTTTGGAATTAAAGCAGTTAAAGCTAATGTTGCAGATTATCTTTTAAAACCTATAAACATCAAAGAACTTAAATTGACAATAAAAAAACTTTTACATAATAAGCAAAAGAATGTGAAAGTCGATACAGTTCATGAAGCAAATAAATTAGTTTTACCTGCATCTCATGGATATGATGTTCTGGAAATTAAGGATGTCATTCGTCTTGAAGCTCAAGGATGTTATACAAAAATATTTTTAAATGGGGGAAAATATAAAACTGTTTCCCGCACATTGAAAGATTTTGAAGATATACTTCCAAAAGATTTATTCTTCCGAACACATAAATCGCATATTGTTAATTTAAAGTGCATAAAAGGATATTCAAGATTTGACGGTTATTATGTATTAATGATGGATAACAGTAAAGTCGAAATATCACGTAGAAAAGTTTCAGAATTTCTTCTAAGATCAAAAGAATTGATGAAAACAGTCTGA
- a CDS encoding DUF1573 domain-containing protein — MGILINAFKVKYILITFLCVAFNTNQAIAQVKSSRIHFVETRHNFGKVEQGTVLIYGYKFKNTGEDTLVIKNIRASCGCTGVTIGEKKKFITEEEGEIKVSFDTNGRSGIQNKTISVQTNDPENPDVLLSFTCEILSK, encoded by the coding sequence ATGGGGATTTTAATAAATGCTTTCAAAGTAAAATATATTCTAATTACATTTCTTTGCGTTGCTTTTAATACTAATCAAGCAATAGCACAGGTAAAATCATCCAGAATTCATTTTGTTGAAACCAGGCACAATTTCGGCAAAGTAGAACAGGGCACAGTACTTATATATGGATATAAATTTAAGAATACAGGTGAAGATACACTTGTAATAAAAAATATTCGTGCCAGTTGTGGATGTACAGGTGTAACAATTGGCGAAAAGAAAAAATTTATTACTGAAGAAGAAGGTGAAATTAAAGTTAGTTTTGATACAAATGGTAGATCTGGTATTCAAAACAAAACAATTTCAGTTCAAACAAACGATCCTGAAAATCCTGATGTGCTGCTTTCTTTTACGTGTGAAATATTGAGTAAATAA
- a CDS encoding ligand-binding sensor domain-containing protein — protein MIKYKITRTILGIVLIKSPPFKYPTLILYSLMIFIFTFQSLYSQTPPYYHYTSSDGLPSSTVFDMLQDKEGFMWFGTLNGLSRFDGKHFINFNEKDGLNSVVITTLLHGINGEIYIGNYEKGINILRNGKIENFRSKIKGTNFNTSFFLRQDNKIYSYSSYGRIVFFNENTDSSKDGFIVVHPATFIIRLARLSNGNILVLTSKGIFRIENNKLIKMNINGLPDGYYYCLAERSDGSYFVGAKGAVYQINNNSVINKFVMNSYANKLIYSIYCDKKNNIWFSILGKGFFLIPSGSNKILNLGEKMGLENTQIDGFYEDKEENIWISTFGKGVFCLNNLYLRNYSEKDGLTNNNVNCIEKEKSGKILFGTINGINILDNGIISPLKNKSGKILTGYINDIKSYDKNIYINWASETPEIKSVSYKDLNFHFVNFPSFYKTRSGLYIYGNVGNDIRILNEYKTKFKGTIPITIFGDSLSTNRINAIVEDSKNNIWIGTSLGLCKLSEINIKTTPIKFTKTFFPDNPVLSSKINSIYTDKKNRVWFTGVKGIACYDLETDSIANNLSIIDLDNSLPTSVAIDSKQRIWIGTMKGLYLLDNGKTKFLNRNEGLPSNEILSLYFDDEKNSLYIGTSDGISLLDMTSFDSYVNPKLTVQMLNIKAGDSVYTNYSNLVFNPEQHDIFINYKTISYSSPGSIKYKYKLNDDPWIETENDFLNFLALKHGDYKLQIKAKTQNADWSKTYFLSFRILPRFIETIWFEILLISVLVSLFVLIIIWRLKLNNKKIRLELELTEKINNLKHQALSAMMNPHFIFNSLNSVQFLINSKKNEEANNYIAMMAKLIRKNLDTAGNGFILLSEEINRLKLYLDLEKLRFQERFSYEIILGEDVKPDSLLIPNMIIQPFVENSLWHGIINSGNNGLLTISFLFENIEIDSIISKSLIIKVTDNGVGIKQAKQNRREDHISKGIQIIEERLKLLSTKMELPKPIILEDLSERYVNSHGTEVIISLSSPMYKDISIN, from the coding sequence ATGATTAAGTATAAAATTACCAGAACGATTTTGGGAATTGTTCTTATAAAATCCCCTCCTTTTAAATATCCCACTTTGATTTTATATTCATTAATGATTTTTATTTTCACTTTTCAATCTCTCTACTCTCAAACTCCTCCATATTACCATTACACTTCATCTGATGGATTACCTTCTTCTACTGTATTTGATATGCTTCAGGATAAAGAAGGATTTATGTGGTTCGGCACTTTGAATGGATTAAGTAGATTTGACGGAAAACATTTTATTAACTTTAATGAAAAGGACGGACTGAATTCTGTTGTAATTACAACATTACTGCATGGTATTAACGGTGAAATTTATATTGGTAATTATGAGAAAGGAATAAACATTTTACGCAATGGTAAAATCGAAAATTTCCGTAGTAAAATAAAAGGGACAAATTTTAATACTTCTTTTTTTCTAAGACAGGATAATAAAATTTATTCTTACTCCAGTTATGGAAGAATAGTATTTTTTAATGAAAATACTGATTCAAGCAAGGATGGTTTTATTGTAGTTCATCCTGCAACTTTTATTATTAGATTAGCCAGATTATCAAATGGAAATATACTTGTATTAACTTCAAAAGGAATATTTCGCATTGAGAATAATAAACTTATTAAAATGAATATAAACGGATTGCCTGATGGTTATTATTATTGTCTTGCTGAACGAAGTGATGGAAGTTATTTTGTTGGAGCAAAAGGAGCAGTTTATCAAATAAATAATAATAGTGTAATTAATAAATTTGTAATGAACTCGTATGCTAATAAACTTATTTATTCAATTTACTGCGATAAAAAAAATAATATTTGGTTCTCAATTCTGGGCAAAGGTTTCTTTCTAATTCCTTCTGGAAGTAATAAAATATTAAATCTCGGTGAAAAGATGGGACTGGAGAATACTCAGATTGATGGCTTTTATGAAGATAAAGAAGAAAATATCTGGATTTCAACATTTGGCAAAGGTGTCTTTTGCTTGAATAACCTTTATTTGAGAAATTATTCTGAAAAAGATGGATTAACAAATAATAATGTCAACTGTATTGAAAAAGAAAAGTCAGGTAAAATTTTATTTGGTACAATAAACGGCATTAATATTCTTGATAATGGAATTATTAGTCCACTCAAAAATAAATCTGGCAAAATTTTAACGGGCTACATAAATGATATTAAATCTTACGATAAGAATATATATATCAACTGGGCTTCTGAAACTCCTGAAATAAAAAGTGTATCTTATAAAGATTTGAATTTTCATTTCGTAAATTTTCCTTCGTTCTATAAAACAAGATCAGGACTTTATATTTATGGAAATGTGGGAAATGATATTAGGATTTTAAATGAGTATAAAACAAAATTCAAAGGAACTATACCAATAACAATTTTTGGAGACAGCCTTTCAACAAATCGAATAAATGCCATTGTTGAAGACTCAAAAAATAATATTTGGATTGGTACAAGTCTTGGTCTTTGCAAACTTTCTGAAATAAATATAAAAACCACTCCAATTAAATTCACTAAAACTTTCTTTCCAGATAATCCTGTGCTCAGTTCAAAAATTAATTCGATTTACACCGATAAAAAAAACAGAGTTTGGTTTACAGGAGTAAAAGGTATTGCCTGTTACGATCTTGAAACTGATTCTATTGCAAATAATTTGAGCATAATAGATCTTGATAATTCACTTCCAACTTCTGTAGCAATAGATAGTAAACAGAGAATCTGGATTGGAACAATGAAAGGACTTTATCTACTTGATAATGGAAAAACAAAATTCCTGAATAGAAACGAAGGTTTGCCTTCAAACGAAATACTTTCTCTTTATTTTGATGATGAAAAAAATTCTTTATATATCGGCACAAGTGATGGAATTTCTTTACTTGATATGACTTCATTCGATTCTTATGTAAATCCTAAACTCACAGTACAAATGCTAAATATCAAAGCTGGTGATTCGGTTTATACTAACTACAGCAATTTGGTTTTTAATCCTGAACAGCATGATATCTTTATTAATTACAAAACCATAAGTTATTCTTCTCCAGGTTCAATCAAATATAAATATAAGCTTAATGATGATCCATGGATTGAAACAGAAAATGATTTTTTAAATTTCTTAGCCCTAAAACATGGAGATTACAAACTACAGATAAAAGCAAAAACGCAAAATGCTGATTGGAGTAAAACATATTTTCTTTCTTTCCGTATTCTGCCGAGATTCATTGAAACAATCTGGTTCGAGATTTTACTTATAAGTGTACTTGTCAGTTTGTTTGTGCTAATCATAATTTGGCGTTTAAAATTGAACAACAAAAAAATTAGACTTGAATTAGAATTAACTGAGAAAATCAATAATCTCAAGCATCAGGCATTATCTGCGATGATGAATCCTCATTTTATTTTTAATTCACTCAATTCAGTACAGTTTTTAATAAATAGCAAGAAGAATGAAGAAGCGAATAACTACATTGCAATGATGGCAAAATTAATTAGAAAAAATCTTGACACTGCAGGAAATGGATTTATACTTTTATCGGAAGAGATAAATCGATTGAAACTTTATCTTGATCTTGAAAAGTTGAGATTTCAGGAAAGATTTTCCTATGAGATTATTTTAGGTGAAGATGTTAAACCTGATTCACTTTTAATACCAAATATGATAATTCAACCATTTGTTGAAAATTCTTTGTGGCATGGTATTATAAATTCAGGAAATAATGGACTGCTAACAATTTCTTTTTTATTTGAGAATATTGAGATTGATTCAATAATAAGTAAATCGCTAATAATAAAAGTAACTGATAATGGAGTTGGAATTAAACAGGCAAAACAAAATAGAAGAGAAGACCACATCTCAAAAGGGATTCAGATTATTGAAGAACGTCTGAAACTTTTGAGTACTAAAATGGAACTACCTAAACCAATTATACTTGAAGATTTGAGTGAAAGATATGTTAACTCACATGGAACTGAAGTTATAATTTCACTTTCTTCACCAATGTATAAAGACATTTCGATTAATTAA